In the Methanothermobacter sp. K4 genome, TCACATATTAATTATCTGAGTGCCCCTTAAATCAAACTTATGTGATATTAAATTTTAATATAGTATTAACATTTTGGCCTAGATTTCCACTGTTACCTCAACAGGGAGGTGATCAGATAAACGCGGCTTTGCTCTGAGAATTTCATCCTCATCTGGAGAGCCTGCCCCCAGAACATTGAATTCCTCTGGAATAAAGAGATAGTCGATCCTGTATCTCCGTTTTCTATCGGGTGTTATGAAGGTGAACGAATCACTTCTCTCAAGAAGAGGATCCCTGAACCCAAGCCCAGCTAACCTCTCAACCATCTCAGCCGCAAGAATACCCCACTCCCTGAGATTCGTGAAGTTTTCACTCATGTTAAAGTCACCACCAATGATCACATGGTTAGGGCAACACTCAATATACTTGTATAGGGCATCAAGGAACACCGCGAAATCCGCAACCCCGGGCCCTACATAGTTGTAGATACTGAAAAGTGTTAGTTCCACCCCAGAAATTTCTGTGGTGCAGGAAACATAGAAATCATCCACACATTCATTTCCGGAATCCGTAGTGATATAGTTTCTTATAGCCCCATCGAATGTTTCCCTACTGAGGAGTACTGCATTCATTTCACCTCTTACGGTATGATACATTCTCCTTATCTCAGCGGGAATCATGTAGACCTCCTGAAAGAAGCCCACATCAAAGTCCATGGTCCTCATATAATTCCAGAGGTTCCTCCTGGTATAGGCAGCCCTGTTTATATTCCATGTCACAACCTTAATCTTCATGACCAATCACCGAGATTAAAAAGACATTATACGTCAGCGGCCTCGCTTTACAACTCTAATCTTCATGACCAATTATCGAATTATCCTATGATCCTCACGGATATAGAATCCTTCACCTCTTCTCCTCCTGCAAAACTTTATATGCTGCAAAAAGAATTATGTAATATATTACCTTAATATGTAATATATTACCATACGAAGTCAGAGAAAACACCACTGACACTGGTGGTATTAAGCGAGTGAGGTTCCTTGATGAAGGATTCAGCAGAAATTGTAAATGAACACGCCGG is a window encoding:
- a CDS encoding endonuclease/exonuclease/phosphatase family protein; translated protein: MKIKVVTWNINRAAYTRRNLWNYMRTMDFDVGFFQEVYMIPAEIRRMYHTVRGEMNAVLLSRETFDGAIRNYITTDSGNECVDDFYVSCTTEISGVELTLFSIYNYVGPGVADFAVFLDALYKYIECCPNHVIIGGDFNMSENFTNLREWGILAAEMVERLAGLGFRDPLLERSDSFTFITPDRKRRYRIDYLFIPEEFNVLGAGSPDEDEILRAKPRLSDHLPVEVTVEI